The Coprobacillus cateniformis DNA window GATTTACAAAATGTTATCTATCATATGCTAGTGACTCAAATAAAACTAGGTGTCTATCATTTCAATGATCATCTTCCCTACATAAAAGAAATGAGTCTATATCTCCAAGTCGCACCAGAAACCATTCGATATGCATATAATAAATTAAAAGACAATCATTATATCTCGTTATCAAAAAATACAGGTGCGAAAATCATTATCGAATATAGTCAGGATGAGATTCAAAATCATATACAAGAGTTCTTTATAACAAGAAAAGATGCATTAATCGATTTAAGTCAATCAATGCAACCACTTTTTAGTCATATTCAATGGCTCAGTTTAAAAAATGCTTCTGAAGAATCGTTAAATGAATTAGAGCAATTGATTACAAAGAGAGAAATCTTTGTCTCTTATAGAGCTATTCATATTTTCCTAAAATTATTTAGTTTTTTAAAAAATGATATATTAATAAGATTAATCTGGTGGATTTATATATTCTATCAAATTCCTTTCTTTAGTGTTTATAAAGAAATCTCTATACTAGAAAAAAATGGATATTTACTTCTAGAAATAGTCAGACTATGTCGCCAGCAAGACTGGGACAAATTAAAAATAGCTATAGATAAATCTCACGAACAGATTCATACTAATCTTATGCAATTCTATAAAAGTCATATTCACTATGCTTCTAGTCATGAAAAAATTGCATTTTCTTGGGATGTATATAAGCGAAATGAACAAAAACAGTATTCTTTAGGAACTGAAATCATTCAGGATTTGAGTCGTGGTAACTATCGAGAAGGTAGTTTCTTACCATCTTTAGACTCATTAGCAATTCAAAAAAATGTATCAGTGAGTACTGTTCGAAGAACATTGACTTTACTTAGGCAAATTGGTGCTGTAAAATCAATCAATGGTGTTGGCACTCAAATTCTACCTATAAATAAAATTGCTGAAAACTGTGACTTTTCTCAAAACTCTACCAAAAAGAGACTAAGTGATTTTGTTCAAAGCCTTTATATTCTTACAAACTCCTGTCAAGAAATTGTTCAATTAACTTTAGTACATATGGATGAAAGTGAAATTAATCAACTCATAATATTACTTGAAAAACTACGAAACATTCATCGCTGTGAATTAGCTGCATATTCTGTTTTGCATTATGTTGTGAAATACGCCCCCTATAATGCTATTAGTATAATTTATTCACAATTATTTGAACAATTACTTTGGGGATATCCTTTACGGAGTATAATGAAAGTTCTTCATAATATCACAATTCATATAGATACTCTTATTGAATGTTTACATATAAAGGATTTTAATCATTGTTCACATATAGTAGAACGCCTTATGATAAATGACCTCATTTCGGCTTCTCAATATTTAGAGAAGATAGGCTTGACTACACATATTGATATACAAACACTACAAATTTAAAATCCAAATGAAAAGCTAGATTATTAAAATCCAGCTTTTTTGATTTTTAAAATTTAAAGTAGAACAAAACTCCTTTATCAGTATTCTTAACACCATATTCAAAGTGATGTAAATCTAATATTGCTTTACATATTGCTAATCCTAAACCCGTTCCCTCTTCATTTCTCGCTTTATCGACTTTATGGAAAGTTAACCAGATTTTTTCAACTTCATCATTTGGAATCTGTGCTCCTTCATTTTCAACCTCAAAACAATGTTCATCCAAATGTACATATACACTCTTGCCATCTTCTGTATATCTAAGCGCATTACTAATAAAGTTATTAATGACCATTTCAATCTTAAAGTGATCAGCATGTATTGTTGCTGAATCTAATTCGGCATTCAAATGTATGTTTTTCTTCTCTAATAAATAGGCCATTGAATCTAAACTTTCATCCACAATATCAAGTAAATCAACATCTTCCATTGTTAATGATATATTTTGAGATTCTAACTTTGATAAATCCAGCATTGCTAAAACAAGTTCATTAATACGTTTAGCTTCATTTTGAATGATATCAATATATTCATTTCGTTTCTTTTCATCTTGTTCAAGTTCTACAAGTTCACTAAAACCATTAATAATTCCTAATGGTGTCTTAATTTCATGTGTAAAATTAGATACAAAATCTTTTCTTACACCTTCTAATTGAGTAACACGTTCAATTTCCTGATGTAAATTACTAATAGTCTTTTCCAGTTCTTTACTCATTATATCTATGCTACGTGCCAGATCACCTAATTCATCATGCCTTGTCATATCAATAGGATAATCAAACTCCTTACGAGCAATATGTTTTGCAGTTGTTTCAATACGACGAATTGGACGTACAATCATATAGGCTATAGATAAACAAATTAAAATAATTAATATAAATGCTAGAAAATATGTTGACGAATTATCAACCATAAATTGTTGTAAAGATTTCATGGTTAAATCAGTATATTCTTGTGTGACAAAGATATATCCTGCTGAAAGTAAATCTAACGATTCTTCTGTTGTATAGTCTAAACTTTGATTTGCATCTACGAGTAACGACCAGTCTTCTAATCGCATCATGACTGTAGAATAATATTTGCCATTGTATTCATATGGTGATAAAAGATAGTAATTAGAATAATCATTACCTGCAGAATGAAACTCTTTTCCAGAACTTTTAAATTTTTTAAAATTTCTTTGAATTTGATATTGTAACCCGTTCATAGCATTTTGATAGTCTACTACCAAAGCAGACTGCTTTTCTTCAAATTCTTTTGAACTATCTTGTTTTTCAGTCTGTTTTTGTATCTTCATTGTTCCAGATGCTGATGAAAAGAAGACAATTTCTTTATTATAACTTGTATAAGCACTTACTGTTCCTTGAAAGGTTTGGGTTTTTCCTTTGACATCTCCTGTATAAATAATTTCATCATTATAGACAAGGTTTTTAACTTGGATATCATTAAAACTCGCTTCTCCCTCTTCTGGCTGATGATCAAGTTTCACCTCTATTGAAATATTCCCCACTTCCTTTTGATGTTCAATTAAAAAATTTTCAATAGAATTGAGATCTTTTTTTGGCAATGATGTCAGATTAAAATAAAGAGGCCATGATTGGGAACCATAATATTCATCAGCGAAAATACACAACGTAGGACTTGAGACACCTTCCCTTGATGTCGAAACAATTTTCCCCTGACTATCAACTAAACATTTGATTTTCGTATTATCACCAGATAATGCACTGCTATATATTGATTGAAATGCATCTGATGTAATATCAACTTTATTCACAGCTACTGTTTCAATATAGGATTTAGCAAACTTATCTAAATTTCTCACAGTGACTTCAGCATCGGTTTCTAAAGTATTCTTTATATATCGATCAATTCCTAATCGAATTTCATTTCCTAAAACCACTGCAAAAGCTAAAAAAACAATACCAGAAATCTTAAGAATTAAGCTAAAACTTATTTTTTTCATTAGCTTCTACTCCTTTGGATCAAACATATATCCTATCTTCACAACGGTTTGAATATATGATGATGCTTCTAATAATTTCTTTCTTAGTTTTTTGACATATGTATCAACAATTCTCTGGTCCCCATAGTAATCATAACCCCAAACATGATCTAACAATTGATCTCTAGATAAAATTTTTCTCTTATTCTCTATAAAATAAATCAAAATCAAATATTCTTTATGTGATAATTGAATCTCAACGTCATTAACAAAGACTTCATGAGTATCTTCATCAATATGAATCATACCTACATCTAATGATTCATTTCCTTTATTCAATCTTTTCAAAAGAGCATTGCATTTCGCATACAACAATGAAGGAGTAAATGGTTTAGATATAAAATCATCAGCACCCAATTCATATCCTTTTAATTTATTCTCATCTTCACTTAATGCACTAATAAACAAAATAGGTATATCACTCTTTTGTCTAATTAATTTACAAACTTCATATCCATCAATTCCAGGCATCATAATATCTAACAATACAATATCATATGTTTCATCCAACAATGATAAAGCCTCATATCCATCACTTGCCTCTACTACGGCAGCACCTTGTTTACTAAAATACTCTACAATAAATAAACGAATTAATTTTTCA harbors:
- a CDS encoding GntR family transcriptional regulator, with product MKSNHDLQNVIYHMLVTQIKLGVYHFNDHLPYIKEMSLYLQVAPETIRYAYNKLKDNHYISLSKNTGAKIIIEYSQDEIQNHIQEFFITRKDALIDLSQSMQPLFSHIQWLSLKNASEESLNELEQLITKREIFVSYRAIHIFLKLFSFLKNDILIRLIWWIYIFYQIPFFSVYKEISILEKNGYLLLEIVRLCRQQDWDKLKIAIDKSHEQIHTNLMQFYKSHIHYASSHEKIAFSWDVYKRNEQKQYSLGTEIIQDLSRGNYREGSFLPSLDSLAIQKNVSVSTVRRTLTLLRQIGAVKSINGVGTQILPINKIAENCDFSQNSTKKRLSDFVQSLYILTNSCQEIVQLTLVHMDESEINQLIILLEKLRNIHRCELAAYSVLHYVVKYAPYNAISIIYSQLFEQLLWGYPLRSIMKVLHNITIHIDTLIECLHIKDFNHCSHIVERLMINDLISASQYLEKIGLTTHIDIQTLQI
- a CDS encoding sensor histidine kinase; this encodes MKKISFSLILKISGIVFLAFAVVLGNEIRLGIDRYIKNTLETDAEVTVRNLDKFAKSYIETVAVNKVDITSDAFQSIYSSALSGDNTKIKCLVDSQGKIVSTSREGVSSPTLCIFADEYYGSQSWPLYFNLTSLPKKDLNSIENFLIEHQKEVGNISIEVKLDHQPEEGEASFNDIQVKNLVYNDEIIYTGDVKGKTQTFQGTVSAYTSYNKEIVFFSSASGTMKIQKQTEKQDSSKEFEEKQSALVVDYQNAMNGLQYQIQRNFKKFKSSGKEFHSAGNDYSNYYLLSPYEYNGKYYSTVMMRLEDWSLLVDANQSLDYTTEESLDLLSAGYIFVTQEYTDLTMKSLQQFMVDNSSTYFLAFILIILICLSIAYMIVRPIRRIETTAKHIARKEFDYPIDMTRHDELGDLARSIDIMSKELEKTISNLHQEIERVTQLEGVRKDFVSNFTHEIKTPLGIINGFSELVELEQDEKKRNEYIDIIQNEAKRINELVLAMLDLSKLESQNISLTMEDVDLLDIVDESLDSMAYLLEKKNIHLNAELDSATIHADHFKIEMVINNFISNALRYTEDGKSVYVHLDEHCFEVENEGAQIPNDEVEKIWLTFHKVDKARNEEGTGLGLAICKAILDLHHFEYGVKNTDKGVLFYFKF
- a CDS encoding response regulator transcription factor; the encoded protein is MKVLLVEDEKLIRLFIVEYFSKQGAAVVEASDGYEALSLLDETYDIVLLDIMMPGIDGYEVCKLIRQKSDIPILFISALSEDENKLKGYELGADDFISKPFTPSLLYAKCNALLKRLNKGNESLDVGMIHIDEDTHEVFVNDVEIQLSHKEYLILIYFIENKRKILSRDQLLDHVWGYDYYGDQRIVDTYVKKLRKKLLEASSYIQTVVKIGYMFDPKE